The region TCCGCAGGTAATCGCCGGCGACAAGCAACAGACAGCCGCCGATGGCGGCCAGCAGGAAGTGCTCGCGCGGCAACAGCCACAGGCACAGTAGGCCCATCAGTAACGCTTGTACGAAATAGCGGGGCTGCCGCACCTGCATGAACTGCTCCACCATCAACACGATGAACAGCGCGGCGAGGGCAAACGGCAGCCCGTCCAGTGCCAGCGGTAATTCATGGCCGGCCAACGCCCCGATCAGTACGCCGCCGACCCAATAGCATTGGTTGAGAAAGGCAATGCGCCCGGCGTTGGCCAGTCCTTGTTCCGGCGGCAGCGATACCAGCAGCGAGAACGTCTCGTCGGTAAGCGCGTAAAGCGTGTAGTGCTTCTGGCCGCGACTGCGAAAGCGGTGATGCAGCAGCGACAGACCGTAGAACAGATGGCGCGAGCTGAGCAGCGCTACCGCCACCAGAATCTGCACCGTTCCGACGCCAGCGCCCCACAGCGAGAGCAGCAAAAACTGATTGGTGCCGGAATAAACCAGCACGGACATCAGTACCGGCACCCACACCGGCAGCGCCATCTGCGCCGCCACCAGACCGAACGCAAAACCCAGCGGCAGGTAGCCCATCAGCACCGGGGTGGTAAGGCGGAACAAGGCCCGCCAGGACATCGAAGTGTGCATGCTTGTGAGCGTCGCCTGTTTCCCATAACGTGCGTGATCCCCGCCGGCGCTGCCGGGCGGGCCCATCTGCGGCGGCCGCTATCAAGCGAGATCGTCACGCTCGAGTCAAATGCCGGCGATGCCGCGCCCGGCCCACAAAGGACATGCCCCGATGCAGGACCAGGAACAACTGGAAGAAGAGTTTGCCCGCCGCAAGTTGGTGGAAGCGGTGGAAAACCAGATCGCTGACGGCCACCCCCGTGAAGCGGGGCTGGTGCTGATGGCGCTGCTGTCCAAAGGGCTCGAACGGGACGACGTGCTGTGGGCCATGGCGCAGGTGCTGGCCGAGCACATCAGCCAAGCGATGGCCTCCGACCAGCCGTTCGACCTCAATGGTTACGCCCGTGATTTACTGGCGCTGACCACCGAGGACGATGATTGAATCACGTCAGCGGCGGGGGGCGGTGTCGAGTCCGATTTCGCCTTCCACCCGCTCACTGTGGTGCATCAGGTACAGGCCTAGGCCGCAGGACAGCGCGCCGATGAACAGCAGGTACCAGCCCGGCGCTAGCGGATTTACCGCTACCAGCGTGGTCACTACCACTGGCGTCAGGCCGCCGAGTACCGCGTAGGCGACGTTATAGGAAAACGACAGTCCGCTGAATCGCACCGGTGCCGGGAACGCCCGCACCATCACATAGGGCACACCGCCCACCAGTCCCACACCCAGCCCCATTAGCGCATAGAGCGCGAACATCACCGGCAGCGACACGCCGGCAAACGAGTAAAAGCTGAAAGTGGTGGCAGCAAACACCAGCCCGCCGACCAGGAAGAAGCGCCCACTGCCGACGCGGTCTACCAACATGCCGCCGATCACCGTCGCCACCAGCATGAACAGCGTGCCGAAGCTGGTGCCGAGCAGCGCTTGCAGGGCGGTGTAGTGGTAGATCTTTTCTAGGAAGGTGGAAGTCATCAGCGTGGTGACCACCACCCCGGCCGATAGCACCCAGGTCAACAGCACCGAAATCACCACGCCATGGCGGTGGTCACGCAGCACGGTTTTAAGTGGCAGTTTGTCTTGCAGCCGTGGATCTTGCTGCATCGCCGTGAACACCGGGGTCTCGCTGAGGAAGCGGCGCAGGTAAACGCTGATCAAGCCGAAAATGCCGCCTAGGAAGAACGGAATGCGCCAGGCGTAATCGCTGACCTGTTGTTCGGTGAACACCCAGTTGATGCCGGCGGCGATCAGCGAGCCGAGCAGGATGCCGAGGCTCAGGCCGGAACACAGGAAACCGCACGCCATGCCGACCCGGTGCGCGGGCACGTGCTCGGAGACGAATGTCCAGGCGCCGGGCACTTCACCGCCGATCGCGGCACCTTGCAGCATGCGCAGTAGGATCAACAGCACCGGCGCCGCCAGACCGATGTGGTCGTAGGTAGGCAGGCAGGCCATGCCCAGCGTCGCCACCGACATCAGGAACACCGACAGCGCGAACATGCGTTTGCGCCCGACTCGGTCTCCGAAGTGGGCCATCACGATGCCGCCTAATGGCCGCACCAGATAGCCGGCAGCAAAGATGCCGAAGGTCTGGATCAGTACCAGCCATTCCGGCATGTCTGGCGGAAAGAACAGCGGTCCAATGACGCTGGCGAAGAACACGAAGATGATGAAGTCGTAAAACTCCAGCGCGCCGCCGAGAGCGGACAGCCCCAACACCTTGGCGTCGTGACGGGTAAGAGCTCGGGCGCCGCTCACCGCAGTGCTCCGATAACCGTGAGGCAGCCACTGCCTGCTGCGGTGGCAGCAGTGGGAGCGGGGGCGGCACTCCAAATGGGGCGCGCGTCAAAGGCCAGCCGGCCGTCAGCAATCATGAGCGAATCCGCATGCGGGGCGCGGGCTGATGCCGCGCAAAGGCGCTGTTGTACACCAACCGGCCGATGGCTGCCACGTCAGTGGCCGCTGGATGCCGGCAGCGGTTGCGACAGCACCTTCACTCTAAATGGGGTGAGAGCAGGCAGGCACTTGGGGGCAACATCATTGCTGGCGGAGTGCCGACGCCTAGGTATGTGGCCAGCGCGGTGCTGTGCTCGTTCCTCTGAATGCGGTGTCGGTAACGCCGGCGCTGCGCCGCAACAGAGATCGGCCCAGGGCTTGCAAGGCACGGGGCAGGAGCCATTATGGATCAGGTCTGTGGAGCGTTCCGGGAGGTGTGCCATGGCGACAGGATGGGCCCATGAGGGCGCGGTACAGGACCAGATTGATAGCACCATCGAAGATGCGGTGCAGCGGGTGCGCAGCCAACTGCCGCAAGGGGAAAGCCTGACCCATTGCGAAGCCTGTGAGGCGCTGATTCCAGAAGCTCGGCGCCGGGCGGTGCCTGGGGTGCGTCTGTGTGTCCCATGTCAGGAGCAAGAAGACAACGAGCAACGTGTTTTCAGCGGCTACAACCGCCGCGGCAGTAAGGACAGCCAACTGCGCTGAGCAGCGTAAACGCCATTGGTCTGACGCCGGCGCCGATGGTGCAGCCAGCAGGCCAATGCCGGCTACACCGGGCTCTTCCATGCTGAATGCGGTGGTCCACTCCTTGGGCAGTTCGCCGCCTCCCTTCCGGCGCACTGTCACCACCAGACGCCCTGTTCCGTTCCCGAACAGGGCGTTTTTTTATGGTCGATTGAGCTGGCTGGCCGGTGTCCGCGGGTCTGCTTTGTTGCTGCAGTGATGTGCCCGTTGCGACACCAGGTGACACATTGGAGATCAGCAAATCCCGGACGCAGATGACCCGCAAATGCTGACAGGGTTCGGGCGGCGTCAACGTAATCATGGCGGGCTAGGTCCTGGCTGCCGGGCTTCTGACCCGGTGGCATCAGGTGGGGTGGTTATTCATGCCCGTTACGGGTATGTTTGTCGGGTGCGGCCATGAACATTTTGAAGCGGAAGGATTTCGCCCGTTGGCAGGCGATGGAGCGCGTCCCGGACGCCGTGCTGTGCCAAGCAGTGAGGGCAATGGAAAGCGGGCTGATCGATGCTGAGCTGGGTGGTCTGCTCTACAAAATGCGCATCGCTCGGCCTGGTGTTGGCAAGCGTTGCGGTTGGCGCATGTTGCTGTCCGCGCGCATCGGCCAGCGTTATGTGTTCCTGCATGGATTCGCTAAAGGCGACAAGGGAAATATCACTCCCGACGAGGGCCTCGCACTGCGCTATGCAGGCCGGGTGTTCCTTGAGCTGTCGGGTATGGAGTTGATCAAGGCATTGCAGGCGGGAGTCCTGTTGGAGGTGTGTTGTGACAAGCAAGATCATTGAATCGCTGCGTGGTGACTTGGCCGCGCTGCATGAAGCCGGGGCGGTCAGCAAGGTGACCATGCGCAAGTTCGACGCCATCTGTCCGCCGCCGGTGCGTCCGTTCGATGCGGACGACATCAAGCGACTGCGTGAAACGCTGAATTTCAGCCAGCCAGTGTTTGCGCTGTTCCTGCACACCACGGCATCAACGGTGCGCAAGTGGGAGCAGGGTGAAACCCGTCCGGCGGGGCCGGCGCTGAAGCTGCTCAACATCCTGGCAGACAAGGGGCTGCAGGCCATCATCTGAGATCACCGACCCGTGCTTGGCTTGCCGCAGTCGCTGTCGTATGTTGCCAGCCAGCGCAGCCGCGCCATCACAGGGGTGTGGGACCGGGGACCATGGGCATCGATTCATTCATTGATTTGGCAGGCAGCATCGGCACCGTATTGGCGGCGTTGGTGTCGATCATTCCGGCGTGTTGGCACCTGATCAATCGCGCGCCGCGCTACCTGCGCCGGGATCGCCCGGATGCGTTGGTGCAGCTCGCTGGTGATGTGCCGGAGCTGCTGGAAGTGGCGCAGCAGCAGCGCCGCTGTTTGGCGGCAGAACGGTTAGTGCAGAAGCCGGTCACGGTGGAGGAGGTGGACACCATTCTCGGGCTGTTCCGCACCCACCGCTTTACCCAGAACGATCTGCGCACCTTGACCCGCTACTGGAGCTATCAAGGCGGCCGCTTTGTGTTGCCAGTCAGCTGGCTGCTGAGGCTGGAAGCGGTGTTCCTCGGTGTGGTGTGCGTGTTGCTGGTGTTGGTGATGGCGGTGTTGGGGACTGCACTGTTCGCCGATGTATGGCAGGACGGCGCTATTCCCGACGCGGTGTTGGCCGGGCTGTTGTTACAGGTGGTGGTGTATGTGGCCTGGATTTGGTTCCAGCGCCGGGTGCCCCATTACTGGCGTAACCGTGAGGCCTGGGCCGCCAAGTTGGCGGCCTACCAAGACACGCTCTGAGTCACTCGCTGCGGTAACCGTGTGGGTTGCTGTGCTGCCAGTGCCAATGGTCGCGGCACATGTCTGTCAATGAACGCTGTGCTTCCCAACCCAATGCCTGCCGGGCAAAGGAGGGGTCGGCGTAGCAGGCGGCCACATCACCCGCACGGCGCGCGCTAATAGTCAGCGGCACCGGGCGGCCGCTGGCGACTTCAAAGGCTTTCGCCATCTCCAGCACGGAGTAACCCCGGCCGGTGCCGAGGTTGACGATCAATTCCCCGTCGCCGTTCTGCAGCGCCTGCAAGGCCGCCAGATGGCCGGCCGCCAAGTCCATCACGTGAATATAGTCACGCACCCCGGTGCCGTCCGGGGTGGGGTAGTCATCGCCGTAGACCGTCAACGCCGGCCGCAAGCCAGCCGCCACTTGAGCAATATAAGGCATCAAGTTGTTCGGCGTGCCCTGCGGGGCCTCGCCGATACGGCCGCTCGGATGGGCACCCACAGGATTAAAGTAACGCAGCAGCGCAATACGGAAGTCCGGTTCGGCGCGGTGCAGGTCGCGCAGCATTTGCTCAATGTGCAGCTTGGTGGCGCCATAGGGGTTGGTGACGCCGAGCGCCGCCTGTTCGGTCAGCGGCAGCTGCTCTGGAATGCCGTAAACGGTGGCGGAGGAGCTGAACACCAACTGCCGCACGCCGGTGGTTTGCATGGCTTCCAACACACTGAGCGTACCGCCGACATTGACACGGTAGTAACGCAGCGGCTCGGCCACTGATTCGCCCACCGCCTTGAGGCCGGCAAAGTGGAGTACCGCCTGCGGCCGGGTGTCGCCCAGCAACTGGGTCACCAGTGCGGTGTCTGCCATGTCGCCTGCAGTCCAAGACAAGTGGCCGTCCGGTACCAACTGTTGCACCCGGCGCAGGGCCTCGGCGTCGCTGTTGGCGAAATTGTCCAGCACGTGGACGTGCCAGCCGGCCTCTAGCAATTGCAGCACAGTGTGGCTGCCGATGTAGCCGGCGCCGCCGGTAACCAGAACGCTGCGCATAGTCATCCCTGTGGTGTAAGCAGAAGGCGGCAAGCATAACGCAATTGGGCGGGGTTGGATGAGGGCGGTTGCTTGTCACCGAGTTGTCACGGTCTAGTTATGACGTTGTCGTGATGGCGCGTTAGAAGTCGATGAACCAGTGCTGGGATGGAATCGACATGGCCTATACCCGCCGCGCCTTGTTGCGCACTTTGTTTTACGGTGCCGGAGCCGCCGCTGCTGTGGCATGGGGGTTGGACCGCCCGTCCGGCTACCTGCCGCTCAGCCGTGTCCCCGGCGCGTTGCCGCCGCTGGATAAACTGCCAGGCCGCGAGTTGCCGCTGGTGGCCGGGCCACTGTCGCAAATTGGACTGCTGCAGAATTCCGGCGTCGATGGCATCTGGATTCCGGAAGGCTTCTCGGTGCGCTGTGTGGCGCGCCACTTGGCCAACCCGGTCAGCGGCCGCATTGATCCCAGTGGTGGGCTGCTCGGTTACAGCTGGCATCGGGCACCGGACGGCGGCGCCGTGTTCGGTGCAGAAGATGGCGGCTGGGTGTATGTGTCTAACAGCGAGACCAACCGCAGTGGTGGTGTCGGCGCACTGCGCTTTGCCGCCGACGGCAGCTTGATCGATGCCTATCCGGTGCTGCTCAACACCCGCCGCAATTGCGCCGGCGGGCCGACACCGTGGGGCACTTGGTTGTCCTGCGAGGAACTGTCGGATGGGCTGGTGTACGAATGCGATCCGTTCGGCACGCCGGCGCAGGCGGTGGTGCATCCGGCGCTGGGGTGCTTCCGCCACGAGGCGGCGGCAGTGGATGAGCAGACGCGCACGGTGTACCTCACTGAAGACCACGGCGACGGTCGCTTCTATCGCTTCCGCTCGTTCGGCCGGGTGTCCGGCATCAACGGACGCAGTGCCTTGGACCTGAGCCAGGGCGTGTTGGAAGTGCTGGAAATTGACGGCTTTGCCCACGGTGGTTACGACGATAATCTCGCCAGTGCCCGGGTGCTGCGCAAGGTGCGCTGGCAGCCGGTGCTGCAACCCCAACACCCGCAGGGCGAGGTGCGTGACCAGTACCGCGCCAGCACCGGACAGGGTGCGCCCGGCACCCGCTTCAATGGCGGCGAGGGGTTGTGGATCCAGCACTTCCCTGACGGCCAGCAGCCGCTGTTGCCGGACGGTCAGCGGCCATTGCGGGCGGTGGTGTTTTTCGCTTGCAAGGGCGACAACCGGGTCTACGCGCTCGACATCGACAACGATCAGATTGAAGTGGTGTTCGACAACGAGCATTTGATCGGCACCGGGCAAGCACCGTTTAAGGACGTGGATAACTTGGTGGTCAGCCCGGCCGGCGATGTGATCGTGGCCGAAGACGGTGATGCCATGCGGCTGATGGTGATGGTGCCGAACGGTGTGCCGCGCATCCTGCTGCAGATCGACCATGGCGGTTCGGAGTTGACCGGCCCGGCGTTCACGCCGGATGGTTCGCGGCTGTATTTCAGCTCCCAACGCGGTCCGTCCGCCATGTTGGTCAATCGCGGCGCCACGTATGAATTGACGTTGCCGCCGGCGTTCCGCCCGGGCAGCGCTTGACCGGGCGACGCTGGCCCTTTGAGCCTGGAGCAAGGCGGGTGGCAACCCGCTGCCCGCGTGGCGCCGTTAGCTCTCGCCGTGGTCGTCGGTGGGCGGTACCAGGTCAATTTCCAGCGATGCTTTCTCGACAAAGTATTCCGGCAGTTCGCCTTGAATGGCGGGCGCCAACTGCTTGAAGTCGGCCACTTGTTTGACCAGGTTGCCGCGGCCGCTGACCAACTGCCCCTCGGCTTTCACATAGGCTTCGCTGGCGCGATCAAGACTGCGGCGGATTTGCTCGAAGCTGGCCAAGAAGGTGTTGAGCTTGCGGAACACTTGGTCCGCTTTCGACGCCAGCGCGGCGGTGTGCTTGTTCTGGTCCTCAAACCGCCACAGCTGGCGCACGATGTTAAGGCTGGTGAGCAGGGTGGTGGGCGTGGCCACCAAAATATTGCGCGCCATCGCCACCTGGAACAGTTGCTCATCGGCCTTCAGCGCTTCCACGAATGCCGACTCGATCGGCACAAACATGAACACCACTTCCGGTGAGTTCAGCCCTTCGATTTTGTCGTAGGCGCGATCAGCCAATTCGTTGATGCGGTCGCGGAACGCCTGCACGTGCTCGCGCAGCGCCTGCTGCCGCTCCAGCTCGTCCTCGCTGTTCACATAGCGGGTATAAGCCGCCAGCGACACCTTGGCGTCGATGATCAGATGCTTGCTCTGCGGCAGGTAAACAATGGCATCCGGGCGCTGGCGACCATCTTCGGTCTGGAACGACACCTCGCGGCGGTAGTCTTGATCACGGCGCAGACCGGAACGCTCAAGGATGTTGTCCAACACCAGCTCACCCCAGTTGCCCTGCAGCTTCTTCTGCCCACGCAGGGCGGTGGCCAATTCGTGGGCTTCTTGGGTGATCTGCTGGTTGAGACTTTTCAGCGTTGCCAGTTCTTGGCGCATGGCGCCTTGCTGAGCGGTTTCACGGTGGTGGATGTCCTGCACTTCTTTTTTGAAGTCATCCATGAACTTTTGGAACGGCTGCATCACGCCGCTGAGGCTGGCTTGGCTGTGTTCCTGCAGCGCCTTGCTCTTGGTTTCGAGGATATCGTTGGCCAGCAGTTTGAATTGCTCTGACAGCTGCTGCTTTTGTTGTTCGAACAGGGCCAGTTGTTGCTGGTGGTGGGCGTCGCGCTCGGTGAGTCGGGCCTCCTGTTCGGCGTGCTGGCTTTGTAGTTCGGCGTGACGCTGTTGCAGTTGCTGAAATTGCTGACGTTGTTGTTGCAGCTCCGCCAGCAGCTGTTGCAACTGTTCCTGCAACGCGGCCACACGGGTGGTTTCGGCGCTCAGCTGTTCGGCGCGCTGACTGAGACGATGCTGAGCATCGGCCAGTGCGGTGCTGTGCTGTTGCTCTCGCTGCTGGCTGAGTGCCAGTGCATCACGGCTGTGATTGAGTTCCGCTTGCTGCACTTGATGGGCGGTATGCAAGGTGCGTTGCTCGGCGCTCAAGGCAGTCAGCTGTTGCTGTTGGCTGTCAGTGAGCTGGCGTGCGGCCGCCAGCTGCTGCTCACACTGTTCCAACCGGCTCGCCAGCCGACCGACCGGCCAGCGGCCGATTACGGCGCCCAGTGCCAAGGCCAGCAGTGCCAGCACACCCATCAGCCCGATGGCCTGCGCGGTTAACGTCATGGTCAGGATTCCTGTCAGCAGAAAATACGATATCGCGGCAGTATAACGGCGCCGGCCCTAGTTTGTTGACGGGCCACGTATTTTGTATGCTCGGGCCCATCTTTCGAGCAGTGTGCGTCGGCCGCTGCACTTCATTCACCGCTTGGAAAGAGCGGGCGGGCCTGCTGTGGCAGGTGCCAGCCTGGATGCCATGAATCAACAACATTTCCTGTTTCCCACCGACGGCTCGGTACCGCCGGACCGGTTCCTGCTTGAGCGCCGCCGCAGTGAGTGGCAGCACATCGCCATCTACCAGCACCCGGTGTATGGCAATCAACTGTGGATCGATGACGACCTGCAGATTTCCGAATCCGACTTCGCCTACAACAGTGCCATGGTGGCGCCGCTACTGACGCTGGAGCATTGCCAGCAGGTGGCAATCCTTGGAGGCGGCGACGGCGGTGTGCTCAATTACCTGCTCGCTACTTGGGACCAGCTGCAACGGCCCTTGGCGCGCGCCACGCTGATCGATATTGACGGCGCCGTAATCGACTTGTGCCGCAAATGGATGCCGGTGCAGTGGGGCGACGCATTTGATGACCCGCGTGCCGCGGTGGTG is a window of Alcanivorax sp. REN37 DNA encoding:
- a CDS encoding AzlC family ABC transporter permease produces the protein MSWRALFRLTTPVLMGYLPLGFAFGLVAAQMALPVWVPVLMSVLVYSGTNQFLLLSLWGAGVGTVQILVAVALLSSRHLFYGLSLLHHRFRSRGQKHYTLYALTDETFSLLVSLPPEQGLANAGRIAFLNQCYWVGGVLIGALAGHELPLALDGLPFALAALFIVLMVEQFMQVRQPRYFVQALLMGLLCLWLLPREHFLLAAIGGCLLLVAGDYLRSRRHEH
- a CDS encoding MFS transporter — protein: MSGARALTRHDAKVLGLSALGGALEFYDFIIFVFFASVIGPLFFPPDMPEWLVLIQTFGIFAAGYLVRPLGGIVMAHFGDRVGRKRMFALSVFLMSVATLGMACLPTYDHIGLAAPVLLILLRMLQGAAIGGEVPGAWTFVSEHVPAHRVGMACGFLCSGLSLGILLGSLIAAGINWVFTEQQVSDYAWRIPFFLGGIFGLISVYLRRFLSETPVFTAMQQDPRLQDKLPLKTVLRDHRHGVVISVLLTWVLSAGVVVTTLMTSTFLEKIYHYTALQALLGTSFGTLFMLVATVIGGMLVDRVGSGRFFLVGGLVFAATTFSFYSFAGVSLPVMFALYALMGLGVGLVGGVPYVMVRAFPAPVRFSGLSFSYNVAYAVLGGLTPVVVTTLVAVNPLAPGWYLLFIGALSCGLGLYLMHHSERVEGEIGLDTAPRR
- a CDS encoding DksA/TraR family C4-type zinc finger protein, with protein sequence MATGWAHEGAVQDQIDSTIEDAVQRVRSQLPQGESLTHCEACEALIPEARRRAVPGVRLCVPCQEQEDNEQRVFSGYNRRGSKDSQLR
- a CDS encoding type II toxin-antitoxin system RelE/ParE family toxin, yielding MNILKRKDFARWQAMERVPDAVLCQAVRAMESGLIDAELGGLLYKMRIARPGVGKRCGWRMLLSARIGQRYVFLHGFAKGDKGNITPDEGLALRYAGRVFLELSGMELIKALQAGVLLEVCCDKQDH
- a CDS encoding helix-turn-helix domain-containing protein — translated: MTSKIIESLRGDLAALHEAGAVSKVTMRKFDAICPPPVRPFDADDIKRLRETLNFSQPVFALFLHTTASTVRKWEQGETRPAGPALKLLNILADKGLQAII
- the galE gene encoding UDP-glucose 4-epimerase GalE produces the protein MRSVLVTGGAGYIGSHTVLQLLEAGWHVHVLDNFANSDAEALRRVQQLVPDGHLSWTAGDMADTALVTQLLGDTRPQAVLHFAGLKAVGESVAEPLRYYRVNVGGTLSVLEAMQTTGVRQLVFSSSATVYGIPEQLPLTEQAALGVTNPYGATKLHIEQMLRDLHRAEPDFRIALLRYFNPVGAHPSGRIGEAPQGTPNNLMPYIAQVAAGLRPALTVYGDDYPTPDGTGVRDYIHVMDLAAGHLAALQALQNGDGELIVNLGTGRGYSVLEMAKAFEVASGRPVPLTISARRAGDVAACYADPSFARQALGWEAQRSLTDMCRDHWHWQHSNPHGYRSE
- a CDS encoding alkaline phosphatase PhoX, with translation MAYTRRALLRTLFYGAGAAAAVAWGLDRPSGYLPLSRVPGALPPLDKLPGRELPLVAGPLSQIGLLQNSGVDGIWIPEGFSVRCVARHLANPVSGRIDPSGGLLGYSWHRAPDGGAVFGAEDGGWVYVSNSETNRSGGVGALRFAADGSLIDAYPVLLNTRRNCAGGPTPWGTWLSCEELSDGLVYECDPFGTPAQAVVHPALGCFRHEAAAVDEQTRTVYLTEDHGDGRFYRFRSFGRVSGINGRSALDLSQGVLEVLEIDGFAHGGYDDNLASARVLRKVRWQPVLQPQHPQGEVRDQYRASTGQGAPGTRFNGGEGLWIQHFPDGQQPLLPDGQRPLRAVVFFACKGDNRVYALDIDNDQIEVVFDNEHLIGTGQAPFKDVDNLVVSPAGDVIVAEDGDAMRLMVMVPNGVPRILLQIDHGGSELTGPAFTPDGSRLYFSSQRGPSAMLVNRGATYELTLPPAFRPGSA
- the rmuC gene encoding DNA recombination protein RmuC; translated protein: MTLTAQAIGLMGVLALLALALGAVIGRWPVGRLASRLEQCEQQLAAARQLTDSQQQQLTALSAEQRTLHTAHQVQQAELNHSRDALALSQQREQQHSTALADAQHRLSQRAEQLSAETTRVAALQEQLQQLLAELQQQRQQFQQLQQRHAELQSQHAEQEARLTERDAHHQQQLALFEQQKQQLSEQFKLLANDILETKSKALQEHSQASLSGVMQPFQKFMDDFKKEVQDIHHRETAQQGAMRQELATLKSLNQQITQEAHELATALRGQKKLQGNWGELVLDNILERSGLRRDQDYRREVSFQTEDGRQRPDAIVYLPQSKHLIIDAKVSLAAYTRYVNSEDELERQQALREHVQAFRDRINELADRAYDKIEGLNSPEVVFMFVPIESAFVEALKADEQLFQVAMARNILVATPTTLLTSLNIVRQLWRFEDQNKHTAALASKADQVFRKLNTFLASFEQIRRSLDRASEAYVKAEGQLVSGRGNLVKQVADFKQLAPAIQGELPEYFVEKASLEIDLVPPTDDHGES